The following are encoded in a window of Methanobrevibacter ruminantium M1 genomic DNA:
- a CDS encoding SPL family radical SAM protein, translated as MHYINAKTILSSKNGMNLYRGCSHGCIYCDSRSKIYNMNHDFEDIEVKENGIRLLKNALKRKREKVMIGTGSMTDPYIPLESNLKFMRESLELIYKYGHGFTCITKSDLILRDLDLIKKINENTKAVVQMTLTTADDELCKILEPNVCTTKERVNVLKTLNENNIPTIVWLCPILPYINDTEENINQILDYCIDANVKGILCFGMGMTLREGNREYFYKKLDEHFPGLKERYRRTYRNSYGIKSPNNKKLMKIFLQRTDEHGIMNNIEDIFEYLHEFPSHESTKQTTLM; from the coding sequence ATGCATTACATAAACGCCAAGACAATATTATCAAGCAAAAACGGAATGAACCTATATAGGGGATGCTCCCATGGCTGCATCTACTGCGATTCAAGAAGCAAGATATACAATATGAACCATGACTTTGAAGACATTGAAGTAAAGGAAAACGGAATCAGACTCCTTAAGAATGCCTTAAAGAGAAAAAGGGAAAAGGTCATGATTGGAACAGGATCAATGACAGACCCATACATTCCTCTTGAGAGCAATCTAAAGTTTATGAGAGAATCATTGGAACTCATTTACAAATACGGCCATGGATTTACCTGCATAACCAAATCAGACCTCATCCTTAGAGACCTGGACCTAATCAAGAAAATAAATGAAAATACAAAGGCAGTTGTTCAGATGACCCTGACAACAGCTGATGATGAGCTATGCAAGATACTTGAACCTAACGTCTGCACAACAAAGGAAAGAGTCAATGTCCTAAAGACCTTAAACGAAAACAATATCCCTACAATCGTTTGGCTATGCCCAATCCTACCTTATATAAACGATACAGAGGAAAACATTAATCAAATATTGGATTACTGCATTGATGCAAATGTAAAAGGAATTTTATGCTTTGGGATGGGAATGACCCTAAGAGAAGGAAACAGAGAATATTTTTATAAAAAACTAGATGAGCATTTCCCTGGACTAAAAGAAAGATATAGAAGGACTTATAGGAATAGCTATGGGATAAAAAGCCCTAATAATAAAAAACTAATGAAGATATTCCTCCAAAGGACTGATGAACATGGCATTATGAACAATATAGAGGATATATTTGAATATCTTCATGAGTTTCCAAGCCATGAGAGCACAAAGCAGACTACTTTGATGTAA